The DNA sequence agaagCATGGTTCCAGTTGCAATGAACAAACAATTATAAGGCCAGCATGCGAAACAGCCCTACAGGAGCTCTTCTGCTCAGGCTTCAGGGCGTCGCCATCCTCATTAGGTAGGCAGCAAGAATTATGTGGCTTATGTAGTAACTTTAAATTACATAAAGGATGATCTGTGAAACACAAGAACTAGCTGAAAACAGAAGTGACAAATCAAAACGAACGTGGCAAATGAGTACCCTGAGTATTGAAACGAATACAGGTAGTTGCcttattatatttatgttgTTATGATCTTATAGTTCTCCATCCCAAAGCTCGTCAATTGACTTGATAGGACCAGTTTCAGAAATAAACATTGTCCCAAGGTATGCCCTGCTCTGTGGGATTGCAGCAATCTTCTTGGACTCTTCATCGCTTAACTCCCAGCCAAAAATTTCAAGATTCTGCTTTAGTCTGTCTTTGTTGAAGCTCTTCATCACAATGACAACCCCTTGCTCATAAGCCCATCTTAAAGCCACTTGTGCCACGGATTTTCCTTTCGACTTGGCAATTTCCATTAAAACCTCAGATTGCAGTACTTCTTTGGTTCCCCAATAGGCTCCTGCTGCTCCAAGAGGAGAATAAGCAGCTACCTTGATATTATTTGCCTGGCAGAACTCCCTTAGCTTCCCTTGTTGCCATGCAGGGTTCATCTCCACCTTTAAACATAAATACATCAGATAGACAaacataattaaacaaaaattcatTTGTTGATTTGAACTTACTTGATTGATCACTGGAGGTATCTCTGCAAAAGCCAGAATATTGGCAAGCTTCTTGCAAGAGAAATTACTGACACCTATTGATTTTGTAAGTCCGAGTGTTTGGCATTCTTCCATAGCTGCCCAAACAGATTTGATGTCCATTGGAACAACATCTTTCGGGTTTGCTGGATAAGGGATTGATCCGGGCTTCATACTCACTGGAAAGTGAACAAGATACTGATCAAGATACTTCAATTTCATATTCCTGCACAACAACagcaaaaattattatgaactcTCAAGATTTTTCTCAGCAAAGTGATACAAGATCTTGGTACGATACAAATTGAAAGAACAGTTAGTGTGCTCGTGTGTACTTACTTCAGAGTCTTCTGAAGTGCAGGGATGACACAATCACCATGGTTATCAGTGCACCAGAGCTTTGAGGTGATGAAGACCTCATCACGAGACTTAATCAAACCAAGACTAAGAGCTTGAGATATAGCTTCACCAAGGCCTTTCTCTGTTTGGTAAAGAGTGGCAGTGTCAAACATCCTATAACCAAGCTCAATTGCTTCAAGCACTGCTTTTACGACTACTTCTGCTGTTGGAAATGGATCAGCTGATGTTCCGAGTCCCAAAACTGGCATATCTTTTGCATTCCCGGACCTCAGAGTGACGCGTGGAATACTTTGCTGAGCCATTCTCAGTTGTTACTACCTTCCAGGCATCTTTGGCCAAGCTAACTATATATGGTTATTATAATTAACATGATTTAACCCTTTCTCTCTTTGATGTTATTTAAAGTTATTATAATTAACATGATTTAACCCTTTCTCTGTTTGATGTTATTTAACCATATTATCACCTGCTCCTTAGATAATAACAGATGAGTCTAAAGTAATGTCAAATATGTACCTCtcaagaaatttttaaaaaacagaCAAGAATACTATATATCCACAAGAAtactatatttaaattttatctgGACTGATCCCTGGAGGAATCTTCGCAAGAGCCAGGTTTCATAAATTTAAGTGTGTGTCTGCTGTCTGGCACTCTTTCATGTCTGTCTAAACATCAGAACATCACATTATCTTGAAAATGTATAGGATACTGAACAAGATACTCCGACTATATACTCCTGAGCAACAATAAAGAGCAATGTGAATAAAGGCGTGGCGTTTGTAACACTGTAGAGTCTTCAGAAGGGTGGGAGGACATGATTGCCATGGTTATCACTGCACCAGAGCTTAGGAGTGATGAAGGCTTCACGTGAAACTAATTAAACCTAGACTaataactttaaaattttcaaaaataggcTGAGTAGTAATATTTAGTATATAACAGAGAATCTACTTGGTCCTTGACAAATTTATCTCAAGTGGTTAGGAGTTTTCTTACAATATTAAGAGAGGGTTGATGACAATTTGATGTAACTTTTCTCTTCGGGTTAATTTAAACGAAGACGTAGATGGGAGACAGTGATGTTCAATGAAATTTATTAGTGTTTCACCTTTATCTGCTGAAGTGAACAGATTTTCTCTATTAACTGGTCAAATTTTTGCTAAATTTTGTTATTAGGCAGTTTCGGACAACAACTTGGAAGATTCTTCATAGCTGCTAAATTCAGTCAGGCAAATATGTTTCAAATTGTTGGCTTATTTAAATCTGGAAAGCTTACAGTAGAATCGCTGTCATAGTTTCTGCTGCATTACACAAAAACGCTGGAAATAAGCTATCATCGCCTATACATTATATTGATCATGTACTGTAAATTTCTGAACTTCCGAATTCTAAAGATTTCAGACAAATTATGAATACTAGAACTAGTTCCAGTTGCAGCAAATAAAGATGAGACCGACATTAAAACAGCCTTGCAGGATATCCTCATCTGAGGTAACCGTCATCATCAAACTAGTTTTGGTTACTCGCATGAATCATTTGGCTTGCCTAAGAACTATAAATTAGGAAAAAATGATATAGGAAACACTAGAAATTGCAGAAAACACTAATGACATATTGAGGATCTGCGATCAGAATATGTGTATCCTGAGTGCTGAAATGaatttaaattcaatcatcATTTCCTTGTATAATTAGGAAAAATAAGTGACAATTGGTGGCCATGACTTATTATATTTATGCAACAAAAATCTTAAAGTTCTCCATCCCAAATGTCATCAAGTGACTTTATAGGACCTGTAGCAGAGATATACATCTTACACTGATTTGCCCTGCTCTGAGGAATTTCAGCAATCTTTCTGGACTCGACATCGCTCAATCTCCAGTCAAAAATTTCAAGATTCTGCTTTAGTCTCTCTTTGTTAAAGCTCTTCATCACAATGACAATTCCTTGCTCATAAGCCCATCTTAAAGCCACCTGAGCAACAGATTTTCCTTTCGACTTTGCAATTTCAATTAGAACCTCAGATTCCAACACCTCTTTGGTTCCCCAAAAGGCTCCTGCGGCTCCAAGGGGAGAATAAGCAGCAATCATGATTCCATTCGCCTGACAAAACTCCTTCAGCTTCCCTTGTTGCCATGCTGGGTTCATTTCCACCTTTAAGCATAATTAAATCAGGAAGACAGAAGTACAACTCTTACACAACATTCGACTAGATAGACGTGATGCATTAACATTTATCTTGAACGCTCTCCCTCACTCAAAAGCCCATTTTTGGGATCACATAGTGGACCACTAGAAACCTATCCCTCAGGCCAATATTCAACCTTCCAAATTCATACATTTATATCAGTTTACAAGAGCTTCGATACCATACTAACACTTTACAGGTTTATTTAAATCATATGTAATTAAGAAATAGCTACTAAATTATGATATAAAGTCCACAATCAAAAATCAAGAGGGAGGGTATGGTTTTGAGGCAACTGACAGGCTCGATGATAAACTTGACATCAACGAGCCTGTGCATTTGAACTTACTTGATTAACTGCTGGAGGAATCTTGGCAAACGCCAGAATATCAGAAAGTTTCTTGCAAGAGAAGTTACTGACACCAATTGTTTTTGTAAGGCCGAGTGTTTGGCACTCTTCCATGGCTGTCCAAATTGCTTTGATGTCCATTAGAACAAGATCACTGGGATTTGGCGGAAAAGGATTTGCTCCAGGCTTCAGGCTCGCTGGAAAATGAATAAGATACTGATCAAGATAGTCCAACTTCATATTCCTGCACAATTATAAACAAGAACAATAAGGAACTCTGATATTCCCTTCAGCAAAGTGAAACAAGTGGTGTGTATTACTGTAAAGTCTTTTGAAGGGCAGGGAGGACACGATCCCCATGGTTATCAGTCAACCAGAGCTTAGACGTGATGAAAAGATCATCACGAGACCTGATAAGGCCAAGCGTAAGAGCTTGAGATATAGCTTCACCAAGAGCTCCCTCTGTTCGGTAAAGACTAGCAGTATCAAACATCCTATAACCAAGCTCAATTGCTTCAAGCACGGCCTTTATGACCACTTCTGGTTTTGGAAAGGGAGCAGTTGAGGTTCCCAGTCCCAAAACTGGCATACGTTTTGCATCACCCGAGCTCAAACTGACTTCTGGAATACTCTGCAGAGCCATCTTTGAGATTGTATTACCACTTAATCACCTCCGGCCAAGCTTAGTCTGTATGGATTCAATTTATAGATAATTTTTACTCCTTCATTATCCgattttttttgattatattatcaCCTGCTCTCAACTTAAAAACAGTAAGAAATAATGTCACGCCGTTGGCTACTAGAAGCAGAAGGCATCAATGACAGAGTCACTCTGGCATTTTCTATTAACATCTTTGCTTAAGATCTAGTGCTATCGCTCTGTCTCGCGTGTCTTATCTCCAATTTTTTAATAACAACCTAAACctcttagttttttttaatgtactACACAATTATCCACTTGCTTTTTGTGACATACTGACTTGGAAGAATCCACATCAGATGCAAGCATCATATGTGATACGTTATGATCGAAGGCCTTGTACAGCCGATCAAGAATAACCTcacttgcatttttttttttcaatctagtcaatatctGCAAATTTGTTTGCCAGATTCTTTGAAGAATCTGGTCAAATTAACCAGTGCTATCTCACTCTTTCACCAAAATTCAGTGATTTATTTACTTCCTGGAAAAAGATACGATCACATTATTGAGAAAAAATACGGAAGAAGTTGCAGAGGCCTTAAAGGGACCCTATTGCAGAGTGAAATTCACTGATTATTGAAAGGATGGTTTACATGGTTGATATACTTTGTGAAGAAAATGTATTATACTTCTCCATCCCAGAGCTCCTCGAGTGACTTCACAGGACCGGTTTCAAAGATAAACATCTGACAAAGGTTTGCCCTGCTCTGAGGAATTCCAGCAATCTTTTTTGACTCTTCATCGCTCAACTCCCAGTCAAAAATCTGTAGATACTGCTTTAGTCTCTCTTTGTTGAAGCTCCTGAACACAATGACAACGCCTTGCTCATAAGCCCATCTCAAAGCAACCTGAGCAGCAGATTTCCCTTTCGACTCTGCAATTTCCATTAGAACCTCAGATTCAAGCACTCCTTTGGTTCCCCAGAAG is a window from the Daucus carota subsp. sativus chromosome 8, DH1 v3.0, whole genome shotgun sequence genome containing:
- the LOC108199487 gene encoding non-functional NADPH-dependent codeinone reductase 2-like, whose product is MAQQSIPRVTLRSGNAKDMPVLGLGTSADPFPTAEVVVKAVLEAIELGYRMFDTATLYQTEKGLGEAISQALSLGLIKSRDEVFITSKLWCTDNHGDCVIPALQKTLKNMKLKYLDQYLVHFPVSMKPGSIPYPANPKDVVPMDIKSVWAAMEECQTLGLTKSIGVSNFSCKKLANILAFAEIPPVINQVEMNPAWQQGKLREFCQANNIKVAAYSPLGAAGAYWGTKEVLQSEVLMEIAKSKGKSVAQVALRWAYEQGVVIVMKSFNKDRLKQNLEIFGWELSDEESKKIAAIPQSRAYLGTMFISETGPIKSIDELWDGEL
- the LOC108199486 gene encoding non-functional NADPH-dependent codeinone reductase 2-like translates to MALQSIPEVSLSSGDAKRMPVLGLGTSTAPFPKPEVVIKAVLEAIELGYRMFDTASLYRTEGALGEAISQALTLGLIRSRDDLFITSKLWLTDNHGDRVLPALQKTLQNMKLDYLDQYLIHFPASLKPGANPFPPNPSDLVLMDIKAIWTAMEECQTLGLTKTIGVSNFSCKKLSDILAFAKIPPAVNQVEMNPAWQQGKLKEFCQANGIMIAAYSPLGAAGAFWGTKEVLESEVLIEIAKSKGKSVAQVALRWAYEQGIVIVMKSFNKERLKQNLEIFDWRLSDVESRKIAEIPQSRANQCKMYISATGPIKSLDDIWDGEL